A section of the Styela clava chromosome 9, kaStyClav1.hap1.2, whole genome shotgun sequence genome encodes:
- the LOC120340148 gene encoding stromal interaction molecule homolog isoform X1, whose protein sequence is MLQVRHFLVIFLWITNARNVSLHTNGIRKLDMQFDNITYMDLLSRSAMRRMHDELDNDDDGNVSISEGVKFFAGHKDLLENTGANANLPGFVTDIDGRITEAEFWDSWIQSNVHNWTNAEMLSWLKYECELPQYSLNFQTVNVTGAAFPILASNSSIVSILVDGSKENRIKLMLKAKEVVLFGPPKQKGNLVKDALLTFSLALALGGIAFGMHVQRKARDTIENIEEKMLALQRTMDHMEEESAIDMIPVGPIRPQEMDERSGGSNSGESEDSLTSASMIDGTIANTKLAEVMRELDATKEALRNAGKMPNELVKLLKTTHQVESKLFQMKKDKVYKDVEQTKSQFQKIERNRSSLFGILQVVHGRQMDTFDFQVQQTRDEFRELQTIMEERRKRWASIEQLCNFRIKASNSRGNPAKGRSSKMTVDQDILLNLDSMSVISASSQIDKSLSMMQKQRTNKTKRTSFPSTTDDEERDVVSLKDFSSLHQKKSPTSTKKFGTMPSHMSSPALTTKVNGVAAQGHKDPKKLPHSESTGQLESSLIQLTIPETGNQTFPKRSPHNIRKREKLPASMLLENNDSVTTISTDSLSSSPSANIPRSKTSELIKSVTLSPSKRSASTVSLQNCKSKETSDNDLSPTSFSTLIIDEAINNNGTKNLTKSSSPLSKSPQSVEKVRKSNIFKRAFYKKKQK, encoded by the exons ATGTTGCAAGTTCGACACTTTCTGGTGATATTTTTATGGATAACCAATGCTCGGAATGTTTCATTACATACAAATGGAATCAGAAAACTAGACATGCAGTTTGATA ATATCACATACATGGACTTATTATCAAGAAGTGCGATGCGACGAATGCATGATGAACTTGATAATGATGACGATGGTAATGTTTCAATCAGTGAAGGAGTAAAA TTCTTTGCAGGTCATAAGGATCTGTTAGAAAACACTGGAGCAAATGCAAACCTGCCTGGATTTGTGACAGATATTGATGGAAGAATAACTGAAGCTGAATTTTGGGACAGCTGGATTCAATCAAATG TTCACAACTGGACGAATGCTGAAATGTTATCTTGGTTGAAGTATGAATGTGAACTACCGCAGTATTCTTTGAATTTTCAGACTGTTAATGTTACCGGTGCTGCATTCCCTAT tctTGCCAGCAACAGCAGCATTGTATCTATACTTGTTGATGGTTCGAAGGAGAACAGGATAAAATTAATGCTGAAAGCGAAAGAGGTCGTATTGTTTGGACCCCCGAAAC AAAAAGGAAATTTAGTCAAAGATGCATTGCTCACTTTTTCACTCGCACTTGCACTCGGCGGAATTGCTTTTGGAATGCATGTACAACGTAAAGCACGGGAcacaattgaaaatattgaggAGAAAATGCTGGCATTACAAAGAACTATGGATCATATGGAAGAAGAAAGTGCTATTGATATGATACCAGTTGGTCCAAT caGACCTCAAGAAATGGATGAAAGAAGTGGTGGGAGCAACAGTGGTGAG AGTGAGGATTCCTTAACCAGTGCTTCTATGATTGATGGAACCATTGCAAATACCAAATTAGCTGAAGTAATGCGGGAACTCGATGCCACCAAAGAAGCATTAAGAAATGCAGGAAAAATGCCAAATGAACTTGTTAAATTACTGAAG ACGACACACCAAGTTGAAtccaaattatttcaaatgaaaaaggATAAAGTTTATAAAGACGTTGAACAAACAAAGTCCCAg tttcaaaaaattgaacgaAATCGTTCTTCATTATTTGGTATTCTTCAAGTTGTTCATGGAAGACAAATGGATACTTTCGATTTCCAAGTTCAACAAACCAG AGATGAATTTCGAGAACTCCAAACTATAATGGAAGAGCGTAGAAAACGTTGGGCAAGTATCGAACAATTATGTAATTTTCGTATCAAAGCTTCCAATTCAAGAGGGAACCCTGCGAAAGGCCGTTCATCGAAGATGACAGTTGATCAAGATATATTATTAA ATTTAGATTCAATGAGTGTGATATCGGCTTCATCACAGATTGACAAGAGTTTATCAATGATGCAAAAACAaagaacaaataaaacaaaaagaacTTCTTTTCC CTCTACAACTGATGATGAAGAAAGAGATGTTGTCAGTTTGAAAGATTTTTCATCGCTCCATCAAAAGAAAAG CCCGACTTCAACGAAAAAGTTTGGAACTATGCCTAGTCATATGAGTTCTCCTGCTCTCACAACTAAAGTCAATGGTGTGGCAGCGCAAGGTCACAAAGATCCCAAAAAATTGCCGCATTCTGAAAGTACAGGTCAGCTCGAATCCTCTTTGATACAGCTGACCATTCCTGAAACCGGTAATCAAACTTTTCCAAAACGATCCCCACATAACATCAGAAAACGTGAAAAATTGCCTGCCTCCATGTTGTTAGAAAATAACGACTCTGTAACAACTATATCAACCGACTCTCTGAGCTCGAGTCCGAGTGCAAATATTCCGAGATCAAAAACATCTGAGTTAATAAAATCTGTGACTCTTTCGCCGTCAAAGAGATCTGCAAGCACTGTGTCCCTTCAAAATTGCAAATCGAAAGAAACTTCAGACAACGATTTGTCACCGACAAGTTTTTCGACACTAATTATTGACGAAGCTATCAACAACAATGGAACTAAAAATCTTACGAAGAGTTCTTCACCTCTTAGCAAATCACCACAATCtgttgaaaaagtaagaaagtCGAATATTTTTAAACGTGCGTTTTATAAAAAGAAACAAAAGTGA
- the LOC120338782 gene encoding uncharacterized protein LOC120338782 produces MSEELLSWCQTLVEKLSKQKDDLLQNSKNEKPKECNLPHYKTMLEVYKSIEEKELFLLEINQRIKETERENDIKQIKSSFSSFRLCESVAVERQTSYIQEWLHQILMHNKSLKTETELSENVMFYDVDFVKSNGKESLTWSTRYKGRCLRVCVNASSSCQITDLESYDFSASFYVTGLVEEGKRIITSAENVTEYVKLLWSGLQELIDIF; encoded by the coding sequence atgtcAGAAGAATTACTTTCATGGTGTCAAACATTAGTTGAAAAACTTTCGAAGCAAAAAGATGATTTGCTACAAAACAGCAAGAATGAAAAACCAAAAGAATGTAATTTACCACACTACAAAACAATGCTCGAAGTTTATAAATCGATAGAAGAGAAAGAACTATTTCTTCTTGAAATCAATCAGAGAATTAAAGAAACTGAGAGAGAAAACGACATCAAGCAAATTAAAAGTTCTTTCTCATCTTTTCGTTTATGTGAAAGCGTTGCCGTTGAACGACAAACTTCATATATTCAAGAATGGCTGCATCAAATCTTAATGCATAATAAAAGCTTAAAAACTGAAACTGAACTGTCGGAAAATGTAATGTTTTATGATGTAGACTTTGTTAAATCAAATGGTAAAGAAAGTTTGACATGGTCAACAAGGTATAAAGGAAGGTGTTTGAGGGTTTGTGTAAATGCCTCATCTTCATGTCAAATTACCGACCTGGAAAGCTATGATTTTTCTGCATCTTTTTATGTTACTGGCTTAGTCGAAGAAGGGAAACGAATAATCACTTCTGCTGAAAATGTTACAGAATATGTTAAATTATTGTGGAGTGGACTGCAAGAacttattgatattttttag
- the LOC120340148 gene encoding stromal interaction molecule homolog isoform X2, with amino-acid sequence MLQVRHFLVIFLWITNARNVSLHTNGIRKLDMQFDNITYMDLLSRSAMRRMHDELDNDDDGNVSISEGVKFFAGHKDLLENTGANANLPGFVTDIDGRITEAEFWDSWIQSNVHNWTNAEMLSWLKYECELPQYSLNFQTVNVTGAAFPILASNSSIVSILVDGSKENRIKLMLKAKEVVLFGPPKQKGNLVKDALLTFSLALALGGIAFGMHVQRKARDTIENIEEKMLALQRTMDHMEEESAIDMIPVGPIPQEMDERSGGSNSGESEDSLTSASMIDGTIANTKLAEVMRELDATKEALRNAGKMPNELVKLLKTTHQVESKLFQMKKDKVYKDVEQTKSQFQKIERNRSSLFGILQVVHGRQMDTFDFQVQQTRDEFRELQTIMEERRKRWASIEQLCNFRIKASNSRGNPAKGRSSKMTVDQDILLNLDSMSVISASSQIDKSLSMMQKQRTNKTKRTSFPSTTDDEERDVVSLKDFSSLHQKKSPTSTKKFGTMPSHMSSPALTTKVNGVAAQGHKDPKKLPHSESTGQLESSLIQLTIPETGNQTFPKRSPHNIRKREKLPASMLLENNDSVTTISTDSLSSSPSANIPRSKTSELIKSVTLSPSKRSASTVSLQNCKSKETSDNDLSPTSFSTLIIDEAINNNGTKNLTKSSSPLSKSPQSVEKVRKSNIFKRAFYKKKQK; translated from the exons ATGTTGCAAGTTCGACACTTTCTGGTGATATTTTTATGGATAACCAATGCTCGGAATGTTTCATTACATACAAATGGAATCAGAAAACTAGACATGCAGTTTGATA ATATCACATACATGGACTTATTATCAAGAAGTGCGATGCGACGAATGCATGATGAACTTGATAATGATGACGATGGTAATGTTTCAATCAGTGAAGGAGTAAAA TTCTTTGCAGGTCATAAGGATCTGTTAGAAAACACTGGAGCAAATGCAAACCTGCCTGGATTTGTGACAGATATTGATGGAAGAATAACTGAAGCTGAATTTTGGGACAGCTGGATTCAATCAAATG TTCACAACTGGACGAATGCTGAAATGTTATCTTGGTTGAAGTATGAATGTGAACTACCGCAGTATTCTTTGAATTTTCAGACTGTTAATGTTACCGGTGCTGCATTCCCTAT tctTGCCAGCAACAGCAGCATTGTATCTATACTTGTTGATGGTTCGAAGGAGAACAGGATAAAATTAATGCTGAAAGCGAAAGAGGTCGTATTGTTTGGACCCCCGAAAC AAAAAGGAAATTTAGTCAAAGATGCATTGCTCACTTTTTCACTCGCACTTGCACTCGGCGGAATTGCTTTTGGAATGCATGTACAACGTAAAGCACGGGAcacaattgaaaatattgaggAGAAAATGCTGGCATTACAAAGAACTATGGATCATATGGAAGAAGAAAGTGCTATTGATATGATACCAGTTGGTCCAAT ACCTCAAGAAATGGATGAAAGAAGTGGTGGGAGCAACAGTGGTGAG AGTGAGGATTCCTTAACCAGTGCTTCTATGATTGATGGAACCATTGCAAATACCAAATTAGCTGAAGTAATGCGGGAACTCGATGCCACCAAAGAAGCATTAAGAAATGCAGGAAAAATGCCAAATGAACTTGTTAAATTACTGAAG ACGACACACCAAGTTGAAtccaaattatttcaaatgaaaaaggATAAAGTTTATAAAGACGTTGAACAAACAAAGTCCCAg tttcaaaaaattgaacgaAATCGTTCTTCATTATTTGGTATTCTTCAAGTTGTTCATGGAAGACAAATGGATACTTTCGATTTCCAAGTTCAACAAACCAG AGATGAATTTCGAGAACTCCAAACTATAATGGAAGAGCGTAGAAAACGTTGGGCAAGTATCGAACAATTATGTAATTTTCGTATCAAAGCTTCCAATTCAAGAGGGAACCCTGCGAAAGGCCGTTCATCGAAGATGACAGTTGATCAAGATATATTATTAA ATTTAGATTCAATGAGTGTGATATCGGCTTCATCACAGATTGACAAGAGTTTATCAATGATGCAAAAACAaagaacaaataaaacaaaaagaacTTCTTTTCC CTCTACAACTGATGATGAAGAAAGAGATGTTGTCAGTTTGAAAGATTTTTCATCGCTCCATCAAAAGAAAAG CCCGACTTCAACGAAAAAGTTTGGAACTATGCCTAGTCATATGAGTTCTCCTGCTCTCACAACTAAAGTCAATGGTGTGGCAGCGCAAGGTCACAAAGATCCCAAAAAATTGCCGCATTCTGAAAGTACAGGTCAGCTCGAATCCTCTTTGATACAGCTGACCATTCCTGAAACCGGTAATCAAACTTTTCCAAAACGATCCCCACATAACATCAGAAAACGTGAAAAATTGCCTGCCTCCATGTTGTTAGAAAATAACGACTCTGTAACAACTATATCAACCGACTCTCTGAGCTCGAGTCCGAGTGCAAATATTCCGAGATCAAAAACATCTGAGTTAATAAAATCTGTGACTCTTTCGCCGTCAAAGAGATCTGCAAGCACTGTGTCCCTTCAAAATTGCAAATCGAAAGAAACTTCAGACAACGATTTGTCACCGACAAGTTTTTCGACACTAATTATTGACGAAGCTATCAACAACAATGGAACTAAAAATCTTACGAAGAGTTCTTCACCTCTTAGCAAATCACCACAATCtgttgaaaaagtaagaaagtCGAATATTTTTAAACGTGCGTTTTATAAAAAGAAACAAAAGTGA
- the LOC120339343 gene encoding nicastrin-like, which yields MFVTLISLLLCISSAMCATQDSAVRSLVYTDINVNSYDKCARLMNGTSQIGCQSTLEGDVGVLFHVNQSDDISKVITGKHPPYIVLIHADYFSKASVKLYQSSGKVRGILVYSNENYTGRLSGWSPELKCPRQHYGLYNSTYGSNYAKCENNPWNPIGDGLTEEDINFPIFIMKNDTASQMMIDCHDQHNLDGDYPLCAAQMKSRMDGAQSTETCIRRNNLQNNLSPAQYCDVIGGHTIVGTLQATNSSTENPKPVILITSALDSRSFEMTSSSPGANSLTGFVSLLAVAQALGSLNNTVKDNMPYDIIFVLFDGEAFDNMGSVRMVYDMSKDSFPFKKKEGKWQPRRINISQIKYIIEIGQVGHINKTAYLHFDPLSASNSSIRTDVSAIIGALKTSGASASIKFRNQSGDNGLIPSSLQSILKAGNVSGIVITDFDKKYTNRYYNSRFDTPDKLGIKLDGNTTESYALPLIQPLAQKIVNLSNAIAKAVYRLATNQALSTIHRNEDEITKILYCYYYNPKCGLVRSLLDSNIKKYSYVFNQYVGVYSSNMRNNAYIARNLLAYFLRTEETTIVNKTDQCKSQYAQDEIYKYLAFKRNTTYECLRFTVYDTDGRSPSAAISNYNYAGGAYSAWSESRWQKTAFHLSIFLVQDSVSQGMILFCGLLMFFSSFIIMYIIHKKSHILFQHSQI from the coding sequence ATGTTTGTTACATTGATTAGCCTATTGCTATGTATTTCATCTGCAATGTGTGCTACACAAGATTCTGCTGTTCGTTCTCTGGTATACACAGACATCAATGTAAATTCTTACGACAAATGTGCTCGACTGATGAATGGTACTAGTCAAATTGGATGCCAGTCAACACTAGAGGGCGATGTCGGAGTTCTTTTTCATGTTAATCAATCTGACGACATAAGCAAAGTTATTACTGGAAAGCATCCTCCATATATTGTGCTTATACACGCAGATTATTTCAGTAAAGCAAGTGTTAAATTGTATCAAAGTTCTGGGAAAGTACGAGGAATACTTGTTTACTCAAATGAAAATTATACTGGGAGACTCAGTGGTTGGTCACCAGAATTAAAATGCCCTCGACAACATTATGGATTATATAATTCGACATATGGAAGTAATTatgcaaaatgtgaaaataatcCTTGGAATCCAATTGGTGATGGTCTGACGGAAGAAGATattaattttcctatttttatcatgaaaaaCGATACTGCATCACAGATGATGATCGATTGTCATGACCAACATAACCTTGATGGTGATTATCCATTATGTGCCGCCCAAATGAAGTCTAGAATGGATGGAGCACAAAGCACGGAAACATGTATTCGCAGAAATAATCTACAAAATAACCTTTCTCCTGCACAATATTGTGATGTGATTGGAGGCCATACGATTGTCGGAACTTTGCAAGCCACAAATAGTTCAACAGAAAATCCGAAACCTGTAATTCTAATCACATCTGCTCTTGATAGCAGATCATTTGAAATGACATCTTCCTCTCCCGGAGCGAACTCATTAACAGGTTTTGTGTCACTTCTAGCTGTTGCGCAAGCACTGGGAAGCCTAAATAATACAGTGAAAGATAACATGCCATATgatattatatttgttttatttgatggTGAAGCGTTTGACAACATGGGAAGTGTGAGAATGGTGTACGACATGTCAAAAGATTCCTTTCCATTTAAAAAGAAAGAAGGCAAATGGCAGCCGAGGAGAATTAACATTTCACAAATTAAATACATCATTGAAATTGGACAGGTCGGCCATATTAATAAGACTGCTTATTTGCATTTTGATCCACTTTCGGCTAGCAATTCAAGTATTAGAACAGATGTCAGTGCGATTATTGGAGCCTTGAAAACTTCTGGTGCCTCAGCATCTATCAAATTCAGAAATCAGTCTGGAGATAACGGATTGATACCCTCATCTTTGCAATCTATATTGAAAGCTGGAAACGTATCAGGCATCGTTATTACGGATTTCGATAAAAAATACACAAATCGATATTACAATAGCAGGTTTGACACTCCAGATAAATTGGGCATAAAACTGGATGGGAACACCACTGAATCGTATGCTCTACCACTTATTCAACCTCTGGCACAAAAAATTGTCAACCTCTCGAATGCTATTGCCAAAGCTGTTTACCGCCTTGCCACAAATCAAGCTTTAAGCACTATACATAGAAATGAAGATGAGATTACTAAAATTTTGTACTGTTATTATTACAATCCTAAATGTGGTTTGGTGCGAAGTCTGTTGGATAGCAATATAAAAAAGTACTCTTATGTCTTCAATCAATATGTTGGGGTTTATTCctcaaatatgagaaataatgCCTATATTGCTAGAAATCTTCTTGCCTATTTCCTGAGGACAGAAGAAACCACAATTGTCAACAAGACTGACCAGTGCAAATCTCAATATGCACAAGatgaaatttacaaatatttagcATTCAAACGTAACACAACATATGAATGCCTTCGTTTTACTGTATATGACACTGATGGAAGATCGCCATCGGCTGCTATATCCAATTATAATTATGCTGGTGGGGCGTACAGTGCTTGGTCTGAAAGCAGGTGGCAAAAAACTGCATTTCACCTCAGCATTTTTCTTGTTCAAGATTCTGTATCACAAGGGATGATTCTTTTTTGCGGCTTGCTTAtgtttttttcatcttttataATTATGTATATCATTCATAAAAAAtctcatattttatttcagCATAGTCAGATATga
- the LOC120339533 gene encoding uncharacterized protein LOC120339533, whose product MRFGHVWLCFFLVTLSFTAELISCQNEEFDVSSHDHESGNAHLHRQRNPKIKATKYENEFDIHENATMHHSGTKNSESRKTESSGHKSEKKLGKKDSKRSHKLPRRKGNRKVQRERQEEQERDWHYCSDGRRPKQVEDLEIDDHAVGHMCRELYPTSTCCFDHDLTMELVGDKILEQVPEMQCARMLMKLRCAHCSPRSWWLFHAPDMVRYPHKRVLPIMCPSFCRRFHRLCRDSVAGLEGDNFCQYHTTNEEGPCFPDSFVKRGTID is encoded by the exons ATGCGCTTTGGGCACGTTTGGCTGTGCTTTTTCCTTGTGACTCTGAGTTTTACTGCTGAATTGATTAGCTGtcaaaatgaagaatttgaTGTGAGCAGCCATGATCACGAAAGTGGTAACGCTCACCTTCATCGTCAACGAAACCCCAAAATTAAAgccacaaaatatgaaaacgagTTTGACATTCACGAAAACGCCACAATGCATCACTCGGGCACAAAAAATTCTGAAAGTCGCAAAACAGAATCATCTGGTCACAAAAGCGAAAAGAAACTTGGCAAAAAAGATTCAAAACGTAGCCATAAACTACCCAGACGCAAAGGTAATCGTAAAGTTCAACGGGAAAGGCAGGAAGAGCAGGAAAGAGATTGGCATTATTGTTCGGACGGACGGAGGCCTAAGCAAGTGGAAGATCTGGAGATTGATGACCACGCAGTTGGCCATATGTGCAGGGAGCTCTACCCTACTTCGACTTGTTGCTTCGATCATGACTTGACAATGGAATTAGTCGGAGACAAG ATTTTGGAGCAAGTTCCAGAGATGCAATGTGCTAGAATGTTGATGAAACTACGATGTGCTCACTGTTCACCAAGGTCATGGTGGCTTTTCCATGCACCAGACATGGTTCGATATCCACATAAGCGAGTATTGCCGATAATGTGTCCAAGCTTCTGTAGGAGATTTCATCGCCTTTGTCGGGATTCTGTGGCTG gACTGGAAGGAGATAACTTTTGTCAATATCACACAACAAATGAAGAAGGTCCTTGCTTCCCTGATTCGTTCGTCAAGCGCGGAACGATTGACTGA
- the LOC120339646 gene encoding gap junction beta-2 protein-like, translated as MWSGIEKILEHVSSYSSNAGKLWYLLVFVFRLIVVVTVGQSVYSDEQSAFRCSTKVIGCDNVCYDRFSKISHIRFWAFQLLAVTAPSVVFHFYSLNVGARIEKIRMAENAADDDSNVGLEDNSVFGSVKAGLNQRDRKKLLRRRKSVGAFKQKKVFATHANNALVDLTITRNIRIAYLTNVCMRIVLEALSLYCAYSLFHFTDYTVKNDYNPFEIILIRVPQVFRCDGENVEWACGQHMSLGDQSGYVPCWVSRPWEKTIFMCYMNILSAICFLLSVIEFVQLSFKYTKNFRKKRQRKPLISFNHQESRMDVPTFRSVDETDGVRMESNLTSTEKDKIPNGNVQTQFHTHLVPIRKVMNEMKPRKKSPQGKISKGIKIKKKKRIGIRVHDQDDEISGGSDGYHSSEYEETGSDDEEESLASVSQPESV; from the coding sequence ATGTGGTCTGGAATTGAAAAGATTTTAGAACATGTCAGCAGCTACAGCAGCAATGCCGGAAAACTGTGGTATCTTCTCGTTTTTGTGTTTCGTTTGATTGTCGTAGTAACAGTCGGACAGTCTGTTTATAGTGATGAACAGTCCGCATTTCGGTGCAGTACAAAAGTAATCGGCTGTGATAATGTTTGCTATGacagattttcaaaaatatcgcaCATCAGATTCTGGGCTTTCCAACTTCTTGCTGTAACGGCACCTTCTGTGGTTTTTCATTTCTACAGCCTCAATGTCGGTGCACGCATTGAAAAAATACGAATGGCAGAAAATGCCGCCGATGATGATTCAAACGTTGGCCTTGAAGACAACAGCGTTTTTGGGAGTGTGAAAGCCGGACTCAATCAAAGAGACCGCAAGAAGTTGCTGAGGCGAAGAAAAAGCGTGGGTGCATTCAAGCAGAAGAAAGTATTTGCAACACATGCGAATAACGCTTTAGTTGATCTCACAATAACGAGGAATATCAGAATTGCCTACCTTACAAATGTATGCATGCGAATTGTTCTTGAAGCATTATCACTGTATTGCGCTTACAGTCTCTTCCATTTTACCGATTACACAGTGAAAAATGATTACAATCCATTCGAAATAATTTTGATCAGAGTTCCTCAAGTATTCAGATGCGATGGTGAAAATGTTGAATGGGCTTGCGGTCAGCATATGTCTTTGGGAGATCAATCAGGATATGTTCCGTGCTGGGTATCCCGACCTTGGGAGAAAACTATATTTATGTGCTATATGAATATATTGAGCGCAATTTGCTTTCTTTTATCAGTGATTGAATTTGTGCAACTcagttttaaatatacaaaaaactTTCGGAAAAAGAGACAAAGAAAGCCGCTAATTTCATTTAATCACCAAGAAAGTAGAATGGACGTACCAACTTTCCGCTCCGTAGATGAGACAGACGGAGTGAGGATGGAATCAAACTTGACGTCTACGGAAAAAGATAAAATTCCAAACGGAAACGTACAAACCCAATTTCACACCCACCTTGTCCCAATTAGAAAAGTAATGAATGAAATGAAACCACGGAAGAAGAGTCCGCAaggaaaaatttcaaaaggaataaaaataaaaaagaagaaGCGTATTGGAATAAGAGTCCATGACCAGGATGATGAAATATCCGGCGGTTCCGATGGATACCACTCTAGTGAATACGAAGAAACGGGAAGCGACGACGAAGAAGAATCATTAGCTTCTGTGTCTCAACCAGAATCTGTTTAA